Part of the Sphaerochaeta associata genome is shown below.
GCATTTCATCAGGAAATGATAATAAGTATTGTCTCATCTGGAAAACTCCGAATGTATTCAGCACAAAAGGGAGCACTAATCCAGTGTACGTATTTTGAAGATGCAGACTAATAGCAATCATATACATGGGAATCATAATTGCTTCGAAGGGAATCATCATTCTACCCATAATCATTAAGAAAACAATTTTCTGGCCTTTAAATGTAAACTTGCTCAAGCCATATCCAGCAAATGAGGATACGAGTACTGATAGAATAGTAGTGCTCAATGCCACTATCAAGGAATTCATCACCGTACGCAAAAAGGTATAGTTTTTTCCATAGTCAGTGACTGCATTATAGTAGTTCTTCATGAAGAAATCTTTTGGAATCCAACGATACGGCATCCTAAAAATTTCAGACGATTTCATGAATGAAGCAGAGAACATGAATACAATCGGCATCATCAATAATCCAATGAAAACAGCAAAAAGGATATTTATTAGAATGTTAGTAGCTTGATTTGAAACTGATTTATTTCGGAGCATGTATTACCTCTAGTCCTTTGATTCCGATGCTTTCATCCGGACAACGGTGAGAATCATCATGATAAAGAATAAGATGAAGCTCATTACACAAGCCCTACTTATATACCTGTCCCTCATAGCAGTTTTATAAATATTTAGAGTAAGAACATTCAAAGGTGCATGAGGGGCTCCCCGTTGTGTGAACAAGTACTGCGTAGAGAAGCTTTTCATGCTATTGAGCATGGCAACAATTGAAACCATCAACGTTGTTGGTTTCAGCAAGGGCATGATAATTTTGCTGATTGTCTGTCTTGAAGTAGCACCATCGATGGTTGCTGCTTCGATAACTGACGTGGGAACTTTGGCAATACCTGTAGCAATGATAATCGTAAAATAGCCAATGTATTTCCAAAAATATATCAATGCAGTTGAGGTGTATAATTTTATTGGCTGTATCAGCCACATATGGTCCGTACCAGGAGTGTTCAACAAGAAGTTAACAAAACTATTTGCAATCCCTCTGGGGTCAAATAACAGCAACCAAATCAACGCAGCAACAACACTAGATAAAACGGCAGGAGAATAAATAAAAAGCTGTATCATCCGTTGCCCTCGGGTTCGCGTGGTTATAACCAAACCAAATACATGCGAAAAAATTGTAAGTGGAATAAAGGAACTGAGAGCAAAGATTGTAGTAGCCTTAATCGACGCCCAAAACTCTGGGGATGTCAGTATAAAAATGTAATTTTTCAACCCAACGAATTCTGGTTTTTTCAAAGATAAAAGTCGTACATTAAAGAAGGTGTTCCAGAATGCATTCAACATTGGATACAAGGAAAACAAAAAGAAAAAGGCAATTGCGGGAGCTACAAAAAACCACCCCCATCGAGCCTTCTGTTCTTCAATACTGAATTTCCGATTTTTCATTCATAGTTCCTCATTGAATGTACAAAATAAGGGCGGTATAAAACCGCCCTCAACGATGGACCAACTATTCCTCATCAATAATCAATTGGACTTGCCTTCTAAAGTTCTTTAGTACAGTCTCAGAATCCTGATTCTGCATCATTACCGCTTCAACAGCTTGTTTCATCTTCTCGATGATAGCACTACTATTTCCGGAATAGAATGTAAGGGTTGCGTGATCGAGATCGGACTTGAATACGTCTGAATACGGCATAGCTTTGAACGTATCTGATTCAAACAACACATGTGTGGGTTGCACCAGATTTACTCGTTTCAAGTAATCTTCAGAATGAGACAACATGAAATCGACCAAGCGCCAACTCCATACCTGTTTTGCCTCAGGAGTATTGCCATTGACCATGTAATAGTGGCATGAGACATGGCAGGGCACCTTCTGCACTGCATCTTCCCACTGAGGATAAGGGATTACCATCCAATCATCGCTTTCATAGAATGAGGGATTCGAACTTCTCATTCTTGCTTGTTGGTAGAGGCCACTTTCACTCATAGCTACCTGCCCGTCATTCGAGTCGAACACCTTAGAAACTGAGACATACGTAGGTCCTCCAAGATTCTTCCCATACGGGCCCCACATTTTCATGTAATCAAAAAATTTCAACCATGCCGCATCATTAATTACTGCGGTCTTTCCGTCATCGCTCACAAGCTTACCACCCATCTGTTCAACCATCGGAAGCATTTCCATGAGATAATAGGTTGCATAACGGAAATCAAAACCACGACTTAAGATAATGTCACCATTATATTTAACAAGCTTTGAGCTAATTTCCATCATGTCTTCCCAAGTCTTCGGGTAATCTTTATCAGGATCTAGGCCTGCTTCTCTAAAAAGCCTCTTATTCAGATATACAGCAAGATTGGTGTATTCTAGAGGCATGCCATGAATATTCCCGTCCAGGGTCACAGCATCAAGAGCTCCAGGCAGATAACGATTCTTCATCTCATCTATAGATTTCAAGCCTATCCAAGATGGATTCAATGCACTTACTTGGCCTTCAACTACAAACTGCCTGATCACAGACTGGCTTTGGTTGAAAACATCCGGCCCTTCACCTGTGGAGAATGCCACAGTAAGCAATTCTGCCATTTTCCCTGAAGGATAAGTTTGATAATCAACACTTACATTAGGATTCAAAGCAACAAACTTTTCGATCAATTCCTTCTCCAACACACTTCTGTTTGGATCGTCATGGGTCCACAATACAAGCTTCACAGGAGATGAAAGATCTACTCCCTTTTCTACCTGCCCTTTTGCCGTGATACTCATCATTGCTAGTATTAAAACTAGCACAATGACCACTGATTTTTTCATTTCTTCCTCCTAATTCTAACCTCTCCAATTTAAACCAAGTATTAAACTTGGGTTATTCTTTTCTTCATTGCATCCTTTGCCAGTAGCACTGCTCCATCCAAAGCATCCCCTTTGCCTTTGGTAAGAATCACATCGGGGTATACGTTCGAAAGTTGCTCTGAAAATTTCGGCATTACAACCTGGTCATGCTGCAATACTCCACCCGCATATACTAAACAAGCATCACGCAACTTAGGCATTCTCCGAACCACGGAAACAACTAACGAGACCAACTCATTTGCTGCTGCATGAAGTATATCCAACGCCAACAAATCACCTTCTAATCCAGCACGGGTAACAAGAGGAGCAACAGCCGCTATGCTGGCTTTATCAAGCTTCGTTCCATTAAAAAGAGCTACAAAATCTTCAGGTTTTTCAAGCCGAAAATAGGATAATAAGGGTTGGAGTAACGTAGTTTCCAAATCCCGCCCCTCTAGACTTCGAAGAGTCCTTTGTACGGCCTGTTGTGCTATCCACCAAGCTGAACCTTCGTCCCCCAAACGCCATCCCAAGCCACCTGCACGGATTAACATTCCATCAGCAGCCCGTCCTAAAGCAATCGACCCCGTTCCAGCAATAATGCAGAGGCCTTGAACACCCCCCGCTCCTCCTGCTAGCAAGATTTCCGCATCATTGCAAAGAAGGATTGGCACATTCTTGCCAAGAAAGGATTCAAAATAATGTTTAAACTGCACTTTCTCATTCGGACGTGACAGCCCAGCATTTCCAAAGCAACCGCCGATAAGATTTGTAATTGAAACACCTGCTTGTAGACATGCATTTTGTATGAGATCAGTGATGGTTTTCTGTATATCATTGTCGGAGGCATAAGCATTGGTGCTGCGTCCTTCAAGTTTATAGATTACTTCACCTGATAAAGTAGCCAATGCAATTCGGCTGCGAGTTCCTCCTCCATCTATCCCAAAAATCAGTTCTGGTTTTGGCATGAGCCCTCCTGTGTGGAAAGACCCAAATGGGTAGTATCAATCACTTTGTTAATGCTACCCCCATTCTTCTGAAGCAGATTTCTTGCAGAATCGGCTTGAATGTTCAGCAGGGCCATCAGTATTGCAGTCTTTGTTTCCTGCCCGGACCCTGCAAACAATTTTTCGGCCTCTTTCTCTGAACACCCGGAAACTTCACTAATCAACCGCTGGGCTCGTTTCACCAGTTTTGCATTTACCGGCATCAAGTTAACCATAAGGTTGTTGTATACTTTCCCGGTTCGGATCATTGCAGTCGTAGTGATCATATTTAAGGCAAGCTTTTGAGCAGTGCCTGCTTTCATTCTAGTTGACCCAGTTACAATCTCCGGGCCTACGGGAATATAAACTCTGCGACCAGAGTCAATAAGTTCAAACACAGGAGTCTTTTGGTTGCAACTTATTGCACCTACTTTGGCTCCAAGCTGCTTTGCATAGCGAATAGCTTCAACAACAAAAGGAGCTCCACCGGATGCGGTTATTCCTACAAGAACATCCCTTGAGGAAAAACCAACCCGTTGTAGAGCCTCTATACCCGCAGCTTCATCGTCCTCTGCATTCTCGATAGAACGGGTCAGTGCAGGAAGACCCCCAGCGATAATTCCTTGGACCTGTTCAGGGCTGACTCCAAATGTCGGAGGGCACTCTGATGCATCCAGAACGCCTAACCGACCCGACGTACCTGCACCAATATAAAAAAGCCTTCCACCAGAAATAAAGGACTCCACTACATCCTCAACAATGTTTCCAATCTGGGGTAAAGCTTTCTCAACAGCAAAGGGGACCTGCTTGTCTTCGGCATTGATAATACCTAAAATTTCCAATGTATCTTTTGCGTCAATCCTATAAGAAATAGGATTTCGCTGTTCTGTAGTTAATAGTTCATTCTGCATGTTTTTACTATAAGCCATAGAAGCAACTCACTACAACAAATATTTTTAGATACTTTTTAACATATATGATAATTTTTTTCATTTACAAAACTAGGAAAGCCGGCTACCTTAGAAATATGAAACACTACTTATCCATAATCAAACAACTTTTCCCGCATCTAAATCCATCTGAAAAGAAAGTTGCAGACTATATTCTACAAAACTCGAATACTGTAGTAGATGAGAATATCCAAGATTTAGCGGTACTTGCCAAAACTAGTACTGCAGCCATTACACGGTTTTGCAAACGAATCGGATGCGAGGGATTTATGGAACTCCGACTTGCACTTGCACGCGAGATTTTCAGTACATCTCCAATCGAACAAAACACCTTGGTTAAACCTGAAGAAGCAACGAATATTGACGATCTTACTGCTGCATTACTCGATACCATTGTAAGCAGTCTCTTTTCTCTAAAGCCACTTCTTTCCACCGATAAAATCGAGAAAGCAGTTGATATTATCAGCAATTCCCGACATATCCTCTTAATTGGCATAGGCGCTTCAGGGCTTGTAGCCTCGGATTTTCAGCAAAAACTCATTCGTATCGGGATACCAGCATTCTGCCCATCAGACCCCGACATTCAGATAGTTCAAGCATGTTCCCTAAACACATCAGATGTAGCAATCTTATTTTCGTATTCTGGAGAGACCAATCATACTCTCAGAACAGCAATTCAAGCCCATAAAGCTGGAGCGAAAGTAATTGCAGTAACAAGAATCAGACCAAATTCGCTTTCAAAAATTTCTGATATTGTTTTGCAAGTTCCTGATACTGAAGCCCTATTCCGAGAAGGGGCAACACTATCCCGGATTAATCAGCTTGTAGTCGTCGATATTCTATATGCGGCTCTCATCAGCCGGAAAAAAGATGCGGCCGAACATATTAGCAACACCTGGAAAGCTGTTTCACACATTGGAGCTACGTAGGCAACCTCTATCATGTTTCTATCTCGTGCATAGGTACGGCCAAATAGTGGAACTATTCATAAGAAATCTGTTCGTGAAGCAAAGATTAATTATCTCTTAGCCTTCTTTATGGTATACTTACCCAAAGGAGACTCATGGATGGCGACACTGTATGAACGGGCACTGGGATCACTGCTTGGCAGTTTTGTCGGTGATGCCTTCGGGGCCCAAACCGAGTTCAAGCGGGAAAAGGATATCCTGAAGCAATTCCCATCCGGTATCACTGAGATGGATGATGCTGAGCGCTCGGTGGGGAAAGTCGGGGAAATAACCGACGACAGTGAAATGGCCATCATGATGCTCCAGAGCATCCTATCCAATGGCTCTTACTCCCAAAGCCATGTAATAAAAGCCTATCAGAGGTGGCGCAATGCAGGACCGGAAGATATCGGCATCACCATATGTGGAGCACTTGATGGAAGATTGAATCCCAACAGTCAAGCCAATGGTGCGCTGATGCGCATCACACCCTTGGGAATCCTGGGATGCAGGCTCTCCATCCCCGCCTTGATGCAGCTTTCCGACCTCGACTGCTCCATCACCCACACTCATCCCGTCAGCAGGGACTGTAATCGTCTCTTTGTCTTCGCCCTCAGCCTTGCCATCTGCAAGGGCTGGAGCGCCGAGGAAGTATACGCCTACCTCCTCGAGGCAGCACCTTCTTATGTGTCTGAACGGGAAGTGCTGGAGGCATTGCATAAGGCAAAAGATGCACCACCCGAAGGGATTGATGGGAATCTCAAGGGTTGGGTCATCATTGCCTTTCAACTTGCCTTCTATACAGTGCTGCATGCCAGGAATTTCGAGGAAGGCATGATAGAACTTACCATGCGGGCCGGCGATGCCGATACGAATGCCGCCATTTATGGGGCTTTGGCCGGTGCTTTTGCCGGAGAGGCGGGCATCCCTGCCCGTTGGAAGCAGGCACTGAAGCTGACTGCCTGCATCAAGCGGCTGTTCATCTGTGGTGAGGAGCCGCTTGAAGAGAAGGCTGGGGTGTGGACGAAGGCGCTGCTGGATCTGCCGGTAGGAAACGTGTTCAAGTAACTATTTCATTTCGCAGGTTTTTCCTCTTGCTTCTTCCCTTGGCAAAGGCCACACTTCGTCCCATGAAATCCAACATTACCGAAGAGACCTGCAACGGCATCAGCGGGTATCGCTTGTTCTCAGGTGGATACAGTGCATTCATCTGTGCCCACATGGGGGCGAACTGCATCCAGCTGACCAAAGATGATGTGTCGCTGCTGCGCACTC
Proteins encoded:
- a CDS encoding carbohydrate ABC transporter permease, which translates into the protein MLRNKSVSNQATNILINILFAVFIGLLMMPIVFMFSASFMKSSEIFRMPYRWIPKDFFMKNYYNAVTDYGKNYTFLRTVMNSLIVALSTTILSVLVSSFAGYGLSKFTFKGQKIVFLMIMGRMMIPFEAIMIPMYMIAISLHLQNTYTGLVLPFVLNTFGVFQMRQYLLSFPDEMLDAGRIDGLGEFRLFKHLVFRNSTPAIATAAILCFRGQWDNLLWPLLLSQKEVMKTIPAYLVKFTEEKYADEGAMMAVAMMASIPIIVLFLSLSKYFLGGNVMFSSSKE
- a CDS encoding carbohydrate ABC transporter permease; its protein translation is MKNRKFSIEEQKARWGWFFVAPAIAFFFLFSLYPMLNAFWNTFFNVRLLSLKKPEFVGLKNYIFILTSPEFWASIKATTIFALSSFIPLTIFSHVFGLVITTRTRGQRMIQLFIYSPAVLSSVVAALIWLLLFDPRGIANSFVNFLLNTPGTDHMWLIQPIKLYTSTALIYFWKYIGYFTIIIATGIAKVPTSVIEAATIDGATSRQTISKIIMPLLKPTTLMVSIVAMLNSMKSFSTQYLFTQRGAPHAPLNVLTLNIYKTAMRDRYISRACVMSFILFFIMMILTVVRMKASESKD
- a CDS encoding ABC transporter substrate-binding protein, with amino-acid sequence MKKSVVIVLVLILAMMSITAKGQVEKGVDLSSPVKLVLWTHDDPNRSVLEKELIEKFVALNPNVSVDYQTYPSGKMAELLTVAFSTGEGPDVFNQSQSVIRQFVVEGQVSALNPSWIGLKSIDEMKNRYLPGALDAVTLDGNIHGMPLEYTNLAVYLNKRLFREAGLDPDKDYPKTWEDMMEISSKLVKYNGDIILSRGFDFRYATYYLMEMLPMVEQMGGKLVSDDGKTAVINDAAWLKFFDYMKMWGPYGKNLGGPTYVSVSKVFDSNDGQVAMSESGLYQQARMRSSNPSFYESDDWMVIPYPQWEDAVQKVPCHVSCHYYMVNGNTPEAKQVWSWRLVDFMLSHSEDYLKRVNLVQPTHVLFESDTFKAMPYSDVFKSDLDHATLTFYSGNSSAIIEKMKQAVEAVMMQNQDSETVLKNFRRQVQLIIDEE
- a CDS encoding BadF/BadG/BcrA/BcrD ATPase family protein: MPKPELIFGIDGGGTRSRIALATLSGEVIYKLEGRSTNAYASDNDIQKTITDLIQNACLQAGVSITNLIGGCFGNAGLSRPNEKVQFKHYFESFLGKNVPILLCNDAEILLAGGAGGVQGLCIIAGTGSIALGRAADGMLIRAGGLGWRLGDEGSAWWIAQQAVQRTLRSLEGRDLETTLLQPLLSYFRLEKPEDFVALFNGTKLDKASIAAVAPLVTRAGLEGDLLALDILHAAANELVSLVVSVVRRMPKLRDACLVYAGGVLQHDQVVMPKFSEQLSNVYPDVILTKGKGDALDGAVLLAKDAMKKRITQV
- the murQ gene encoding N-acetylmuramic acid 6-phosphate etherase, with amino-acid sequence MQNELLTTEQRNPISYRIDAKDTLEILGIINAEDKQVPFAVEKALPQIGNIVEDVVESFISGGRLFYIGAGTSGRLGVLDASECPPTFGVSPEQVQGIIAGGLPALTRSIENAEDDEAAGIEALQRVGFSSRDVLVGITASGGAPFVVEAIRYAKQLGAKVGAISCNQKTPVFELIDSGRRVYIPVGPEIVTGSTRMKAGTAQKLALNMITTTAMIRTGKVYNNLMVNLMPVNAKLVKRAQRLISEVSGCSEKEAEKLFAGSGQETKTAILMALLNIQADSARNLLQKNGGSINKVIDTTHLGLSTQEGSCQNQN
- a CDS encoding MurR/RpiR family transcriptional regulator; its protein translation is MKHYLSIIKQLFPHLNPSEKKVADYILQNSNTVVDENIQDLAVLAKTSTAAITRFCKRIGCEGFMELRLALAREIFSTSPIEQNTLVKPEEATNIDDLTAALLDTIVSSLFSLKPLLSTDKIEKAVDIISNSRHILLIGIGASGLVASDFQQKLIRIGIPAFCPSDPDIQIVQACSLNTSDVAILFSYSGETNHTLRTAIQAHKAGAKVIAVTRIRPNSLSKISDIVLQVPDTEALFREGATLSRINQLVVVDILYAALISRKKDAAEHISNTWKAVSHIGAT
- a CDS encoding ADP-ribosylglycohydrolase family protein, with protein sequence MATLYERALGSLLGSFVGDAFGAQTEFKREKDILKQFPSGITEMDDAERSVGKVGEITDDSEMAIMMLQSILSNGSYSQSHVIKAYQRWRNAGPEDIGITICGALDGRLNPNSQANGALMRITPLGILGCRLSIPALMQLSDLDCSITHTHPVSRDCNRLFVFALSLAICKGWSAEEVYAYLLEAAPSYVSEREVLEALHKAKDAPPEGIDGNLKGWVIIAFQLAFYTVLHARNFEEGMIELTMRAGDADTNAAIYGALAGAFAGEAGIPARWKQALKLTACIKRLFICGEEPLEEKAGVWTKALLDLPVGNVFK